A window of the Gossypium hirsutum isolate 1008001.06 chromosome A03, Gossypium_hirsutum_v2.1, whole genome shotgun sequence genome harbors these coding sequences:
- the LOC107927156 gene encoding protein ROH1 — protein MPATDYQASFLGRISIRRNQVIAMDGNHEQELQDLELFSKHVSERFAELLSSPDDVPFDALLSISWLRKLLDFFLCCEAEFKGILMMGNDPSQISKPPLDRLIPEFLDRSVKALDVCNAVTNGLESVRHYQKLAEIVVSALEQKPIGDGQSRRAKKALTSLISAMNVDDKECSAAKATERSWSFSRRGVSSKDRVPEHFRSVSNHVAKNWSAAKQIQAMTNNLVPPRGAEGSGLASPVYTMSVIMVFVMWALVAAIPCQERNGLSAIHFPAPKQLNWAQSIIGLHEKIGEEWKKKEKKGTAGLLDEMQKMEKLGNILMDFTDSFQFHGDITDQKAEEAAAHAAELAEPCRRMEEGLLPLQMQIREVFHRIVKTRTELLNALDQVGKSSPPLL, from the coding sequence ATGCCGGCGACCGATTACCAAGCCTCTTTCTTGGGGCGAATCAGTATCAGGCGAAACCAAGTTATAGCCATGGACGGTAATCATGAGCAAGAGCTTCAAGACTTGGAGCTCTTCTCGAAGCATGTCTCTGAGCGTTTCGCTGAGCTTTTATCGTCACCAGACGATGTCCCTTTCGATGCCCTTCTCTCGATTTCATGGCTACGCAAGCTACTTGATTTTTTCCTTTGTTGCGAAGCCGAATTCAAGGGGATTTTAATGATGGGTAATGACCCCTCTCAGATCTCTAAACCCCCTCTCGATCGCTTGATCCCTGAATTTCTAGACCGGTCCGTTAAGGCTTTGGATGTCTGTAATGCGGTAACTAATGGGTTGGAATCGGTCAGGCATTACCAAAAGTTAGCGGAGATTGTTGTTTCGGCTTTGGAACAAAAACCCATCGGCGATGGACAATCGAGGAGAGCTAAAAAGGCCTTGACTTCATTGATATCGGCGATGAacgttgatgataaagaatgctCCGCTGCTAAAGCGACGGAGAGGAGTTGGTCGTTTAGTCGCCGTGGTGTTAGTAGTAAAGATCGTGTCCCGGAACATTTCAGGTCTGTTAGTAACCACGTGGCGAAGAATTGGTCGGCGGCGAAACAGATTCAAGCCATGACTAACAACCTCGTCCCACCGCGTGGGGCGGAGGGTTCCGGTTTGGCTTCCCCTGTTTATACAATGAGTGTGATTATGGTTTTCGTTATGTGGGCATTGGTTGCTGCGATTCCTTGTCAAGAGAGAAATGGGTTATCGGCGATTCATTTTCCGGCACCGAAGCAATTAAATTGGGCTCAAAGCATCATTGGGTTACATGAGAAAATCGGTGAAGAgtggaagaagaaggaaaagaaagggacGGCGGGATTATTAGATGAGATGCAGAAAATGGAGAAACTGGGAAATATTTTGATGGATTTCACTGATTCTTTTCAGTTTCACGGAGATATAACTGATCAGAAAGCGGAAGAAGCGGCGGCACACGCGGCGGAATTGGCTGAGCCTTGTCGGAGAATGGAAGAAGGATTGTTGCCTTTACAGATGCAGATTAGGGAAGTGTTTCATAGGATTGTAAAAACCAGAACTGAGCTTCTTAATGCTTTGGACCAAGTTGGGAAATCATCACCGCCACTCTTGTAA